GGAGAAGGGGAAGGTGACCTATCTCCAGCGGCGCTCGATGGCGCGTGTGAACGATCTGGCGCTCGCTGGACAACTGGCAAACGGCCTCTACCTCGGTCGCACGATGACGTTCGATGGTACGATCGAGCAGAAAATTAAAGCGCTGACCGCGAATGAGGTGAACGCGGCGCTGCGGCGGCTGTTCGATCCGGCGAAGATGACCGTCGTTATGGCAGGAGATTTTTCAAAGGTCACGCAGGCGGGAAAGCCCCAAGAGCGCTGAGCGCAGAGGTGGCGCGCAGAGCGTGGCGATGACGACACTCCACGCTCTGCGCTCTGCACCTTCACTCTCCGCGCCTTCGCTCCTGATCGAGCAGATACGCAGCGAGGACACGCGCCGTAAAGGGATCTTCGTCGACGTTGCGTGAGTAGGCTTTGAACGCTGCACGCGCGCCCTCGAAATCGCCGAGCTGGATGCGAGCAACGACGACGCCGTTACGCACGAGCGAGATCGGCAGCCAATCCACCGAGTCGCGGAGACGAGCGTCGATCAGCGTTTGACCAGCTCGCGACGCTTCCTCGAAATTCCACGAAGCGAGGCCGTGCAAGAAGTCGATCGCCGCGCGCGCGGGAGCGGGCGCGTTCGCGCGAGTCGCGTACGCGCGCAACGCCGAGTAGAAACTCTCGTCGACGGCGCCGGCGGTGCCCCCGTGCACGAGTCGTTCGGACTCGCGCATGTCTTCTGCCCACACACGCCAATCGGCCGGGGGTGCCGAACCCACGATTTGGCGGGTGAGCTGGTCGAGCCGGACGCGCGCTTTCGCATCGTCGTCGTCACGCCTAACGTTGGTGTTCGCCAGTCGCCCGGCGGCCAGCAGCAGACGGAGACGCGCGCCATGAGCGAGCTCGTCGACGTGCGTAATCTCCGGCAAGACGGACAGCGTCGTGGTCCCGAATGCGCGCTTGCGTCCCGAGAGTGCCGCGGCGATGTCGAAGCGACTCTCGCCAAGGCCACTCACGCCATCCGCGTTGTCCTTCAGATATCGCGTGCGCTCCGCGCCCAGATCGAGGGCAGGAAAGTAGTCGGAGTTCGGCGTCACCTGCGTGGAGAGATACGGATGAAGGAGCTGGCGGCCGGCGAGGCGTGTTGCCTCGAGCGCCTCTGGGGTAAGCGGGATCGCGCGGCGTAGATCGTCGGAGAGCCCAGGGAAGTCGACGACGCGCCAATCGGGTGCGGGAAGCACATGGTCGTTGCTCGCGACGATGAGAATGTCCGCATTCGAGGTGAAGAAAATCTCATACGACGCAAAATTCTGATCGAGGGCGGCGAGCACCTGCGTCGCGAGCCTATCATCCAACTCGTAGAGGTGCAGCCACTGCCCGAACACGCCGCCATCGGCGAGGTGCGTGCGGACGCGTCGATAGAACTCGGTTGTGAACAGACCGGACACGCCGCTCACCCACGGGTTCGAGGGCTCGCTGAGAATGAGATCGAAGCGGCGGCCGCTGGCGGCGAAATACGACTTCGCATCGTCGAGCACGAAATGGGCGCGCGGATCTTCGAACACGCGTCTGTTGGCGGGAAAAAAGAAGCGCGACGCCTTGATCATTTCCGGCTCGATCTCGATCGTCGCAAGGTGCCTAACGTTTGGACTGCCGAGCAACAAGTGCGACGTCATGCCCGAGCCCTGGCCGATGACGGCGACCTCCCGGGCGTTGGGATGGTGCGCGAGGGTGACGATCGGGAGGAGAACCTGCGTTGCGATGTCGTCCGCGAGCGGCCGTGGCGGTCCGGAGCGCGACGGATTCTTCCAGAACTCGTCCATCGATGCGTCGGGCTTGCCATTCGTCGAAAGCGTGATGAAACCGCTCTGCATCCGGCGGATGCTTACCGTTGCGGTGCGGCCGTCACGGTAAAAGGGGACCGTGTATTCGCCCTTCTTCGGCAAGACCGCATAGCGATAGACGCCACTCGTCAGGCGCATTGGGTCGAAGTCGACGACGATGATATTGAGTGCGACGAAGCCGGCGAGCAGGACGGTGACGCCCATCAGCCGCGAGGTCGACGGCGGCCGGAGGCGTGTCGAGGGGCGCGTCATGTCGCCTTCCCCAGCGCGCGCCACGACGAGCAGCAGGGCGAGTCCCAGCGCGATGTCGACCAGGGCGCCGGTGATGAGCAGCAGCTTGAGGCC
This genomic interval from Gemmatimonadaceae bacterium contains the following:
- a CDS encoding fused MFS/spermidine synthase; this encodes MLALLTLVFVISGAAGLIYESIWSRYLSLLVGHSAYAQIIVLVIFLGGMSLGSLLVGQRSERLRHPLLWYAGIEAGIGLIGLAFNYVYVDISNVAYDSIFPALAGGWSLVAVKWLLAGLMILPQSILLGTTFPLMSAGAIRLLRERAGRVLGLLYFANSFGAAGGVLLAGFVLLDRVGLPGTLITAAILNFIAAGVVALGARLMASAPAEEAAAVTPVLPNGHAIPASPTPVALLLAVSFGTAVASFIYEIAWIRMLSLVLGSATHSFELMLSAFILGLALGAFWIRGRADRAASPLSLLGVVQCIMGMLAIATLPLYVASFSWVATLLDTFKQSNAGYRGFLVARYAICLLVMLPATFCAGITLPLITKMLMDDGGRVRGERAIGAVYGVNTLGSIAGVLIAGLILMPVLGLKLLLITGALVDIALGLALLLVVARAGEGDMTRPSTRLRPPSTSRLMGVTVLLAGFVALNIIVVDFDPMRLTSGVYRYAVLPKKGEYTVPFYRDGRTATVSIRRMQSGFITLSTNGKPDASMDEFWKNPSRSGPPRPLADDIATQVLLPIVTLAHHPNAREVAVIGQGSGMTSHLLLGSPNVRHLATIEIEPEMIKASRFFFPANRRVFEDPRAHFVLDDAKSYFAASGRRFDLILSEPSNPWVSGVSGLFTTEFYRRVRTHLADGGVFGQWLHLYELDDRLATQVLAALDQNFASYEIFFTSNADILIVASNDHVLPAPDWRVVDFPGLSDDLRRAIPLTPEALEATRLAGRQLLHPYLSTQVTPNSDYFPALDLGAERTRYLKDNADGVSGLGESRFDIAAALSGRKRAFGTTTLSVLPEITHVDELAHGARLRLLLAAGRLANTNVRRDDDDAKARVRLDQLTRQIVGSAPPADWRVWAEDMRESERLVHGGTAGAVDESFYSALRAYATRANAPAPARAAIDFLHGLASWNFEEASRAGQTLIDARLRDSVDWLPISLVRNGVVVARIQLGDFEGARAAFKAYSRNVDEDPFTARVLAAYLLDQERRRGE